The window GCGCCGTGTCCTGTTCCCCCGTTGCTGAAATGTCAATGCCTCCATGGCTGGTGTTCTCCTTTAATGCTGTGCGGTTTTCCGGGCCTGCTGGCCGGAGGTTGCCGTATGTCCTCGGTTTCAAAGGGGCTTTTAACCCCGGTCACTCGATTACGATGTCCCCGGTCTCGCCTGTCCGGATGCGGACCGCATTCTCCACGGGGAGCACAAAAATCTTGCCGTCGCCGATGCGGCCCGTCGCCGCCGCGCTGGTGATGGACTTCAGCACGGCGGCCAGTTTGTCGTCCGTGACGACCACCTCCACCTTCACCTTGGGCAGGAACTCCACCACGTATTCCGCGCCCCGGTACATTTCCTTGTGGCCTTTCTGGCGCCCGAATCCTTTCACTTCGGTCACTGTGACCCCGGCAATCCCTTCTTTGGCCAGGGCATCCTTCACTTCTTCCAGTTTGAAGGGCTTGATAATCGCTTCAACCTTTTTCAAGAGGCTTACCGAATCCGGCTCCTTTCTCGTTGGTTGGCCTTCCGGTGCTGTTGTCACCGAAGGGGTGGCTGTTCTCTTGTTCCGCAAGCTGCAACACAAGTTGCTTCCCATCGGTAGGGCAAGTGCTGTGCCAAGTTTTTGCATCCGTTTTCAGTGCCTGGGCAATCGCGAACGCCGTATTTATAAAGTTAGTTATTGCAATAACTTATAACGAAGGTCGTTTTTCGGCCCCAGCAAGATGGGCGGGTTGATAACGGATGGGCTGATTTCCAACGGGAATGAAATGAGCCCATTCTTACCATGAAGTAGGAATGCAGAGACGGGAATGGCGGTACTCGGCAGGGTTCCATGCAGGCAGACACATTCGGGCAAGATTGACCGTGTTTTAACCACTGAGACTTGGATGCGGCCACTTGACACGGGGGTCGGTATGTGCTAGGATTTTGCTGTTAGCACTCCATCATTCTGAGTGCTAACAGAAACCCAAAAGCTCAACGCGATTGCGCAACTCAACGGAAGGAATGTAGAACTATGGCGAAGCAATTGCTTTTTGGTCAGGAAGCCCGTGTGGCATTGCTCAGCGGTGTGGACGCCCTTGCCGACGCGGTGAAGGCCACCCTCGGCCCCAAGGGCCGCAACGTGCTCATTGAGAAGTCCTTCGGCGCGCCCAAGGTCACCAAGGACGGCGTCACCGTGGCGAAGGAAGTGGAGTTGAAGGAGCCCTACGCCAATATGGGCGCGCGCATGATTCGCCAGGCCGCCAGCAAGACCGGCGACGTGGCGGGTGACGGCACCACAACGGCGACGGTGCTTGCCCAGGCCATGGTGCACGAGGGCATGAAGCATGTGACCGCCGGCGCGAACCCCATTCACTTGAAACGGGGCATGGACAAGGCGCTTGCGGCGGCCATCGAGGCCGTGGCGCACGCCGCGAAAAAGATCAAGAACAAGGAGGAGATCAACCAGGTGGCGACGGTTTCCGCCAACGGCGACCAGACCATCGGCGACATCATCTCCGACGCCATCGAGAAGGTGGGCCAGGACGGCGTGATCACCATCGAGGAGGGCAAAAGCCTGGAGACCGAGGTGGAGATCGTGGACGGCATGCAGTTTGACCGGGGCTACATCTCCCCCCATTTCGTGAACAAGCCTGAAAGCATGACCGTGGTCCTTGACGAGCCGGTCATTCTCACCTACGAGAAGAAGATCAGCAACATCCGCGAGATGCTGCCCCTCCTCCAGAAGGTCGCCCAGTCGGGCAAGCCGCTGCTCATCATCGCCGAGGACCTCGAGGGCGAGGCGCTGGCCACGCTGGTGGTCAACCGCCTCCGCGGGGTGCTGAACGTGGCCGCCGTGAAGGCGCCCGCCTTCGGCGACCGCCGCAAGGAAATCCTCCGCGACATCAGCATCCTCACCGGCGGCCAGTTCGTCAGCGAGGACCTGGGCATGACCCTGGAAAAGCTTGAGATGGACCAGCTCGGCACCGCCAAGCGCATTGAAATCACCAAGGACAACACGACCATCATCCAGGGCGGCGGCGACAAGAAGGAAATCCACGGCCGCTGCGAGCAAATCCGCAAGGCCATCGAGGACAGCACCTCCGACTATGACCGCGAGAAGCTTCAGGAACGCCTTGCCAAGCTCTCCGGCGGCGTCGCCGTCATCAAGATCGGCGCGGCCAGCGAGATCGAGCTGAAGGAGAAGAAGGACCGGGCCGACGACGCCCTGCACGCCACGCGCGCGGCCATCGAGGAGGGCATTGTCGCCGGCGGCGGCGTGGCGCTTCTGCGCGCCCGCGACAAGGTGGCGAAGCTTGAGCTCGAGGGCGACGCCAAGATCGGCGCGGACATCGTGGCGAAGGCCATGACGGCGCCGCTTGCGCAGATTGCCGAGAACGCCGGCCTCGAGGGCGGCGTGGTTGTGATTGACGTGGCCGCCGCCAAGGGCAACAACGGCCTGAACGCCGCCACGGGCGTGATGGAAGACCTGGTGAAGGCGGGCATCATTGACCCGGCCAAGGTCATCCGCAGCGCCATGCAGAACGCCGTGAGCGCGGCGGGCATGATCATCACCACGGAATGTCTCGTGACCGACGCCCCCAAAGAGGACGAGAAGGACAAGTAAAGGGTCCCGCGACCCTCTGGATTATGCGCGGCCCTCCTGTAACGGGGAGGGCCGTTTGCTTTT of the Candidatus Hydrogenedentota bacterium genome contains:
- the groL gene encoding chaperonin GroEL (60 kDa chaperone family; promotes refolding of misfolded polypeptides especially under stressful conditions; forms two stacked rings of heptamers to form a barrel-shaped 14mer; ends can be capped by GroES; misfolded proteins enter the barrel where they are refolded when GroES binds), whose amino-acid sequence is MAKQLLFGQEARVALLSGVDALADAVKATLGPKGRNVLIEKSFGAPKVTKDGVTVAKEVELKEPYANMGARMIRQAASKTGDVAGDGTTTATVLAQAMVHEGMKHVTAGANPIHLKRGMDKALAAAIEAVAHAAKKIKNKEEINQVATVSANGDQTIGDIISDAIEKVGQDGVITIEEGKSLETEVEIVDGMQFDRGYISPHFVNKPESMTVVLDEPVILTYEKKISNIREMLPLLQKVAQSGKPLLIIAEDLEGEALATLVVNRLRGVLNVAAVKAPAFGDRRKEILRDISILTGGQFVSEDLGMTLEKLEMDQLGTAKRIEITKDNTTIIQGGGDKKEIHGRCEQIRKAIEDSTSDYDREKLQERLAKLSGGVAVIKIGAASEIELKEKKDRADDALHATRAAIEEGIVAGGGVALLRARDKVAKLELEGDAKIGADIVAKAMTAPLAQIAENAGLEGGVVVIDVAAAKGNNGLNAATGVMEDLVKAGIIDPAKVIRSAMQNAVSAAGMIITTECLVTDAPKEDEKDK
- a CDS encoding P-II family nitrogen regulator encodes the protein MKKVEAIIKPFKLEEVKDALAKEGIAGVTVTEVKGFGRQKGHKEMYRGAEYVVEFLPKVKVEVVVTDDKLAAVLKSITSAAATGRIGDGKIFVLPVENAVRIRTGETGDIVIE